A window of Suncus etruscus isolate mSunEtr1 chromosome 4, mSunEtr1.pri.cur, whole genome shotgun sequence contains these coding sequences:
- the LOC126006777 gene encoding olfactory receptor 10X1 has product MKSNRTILTDFILVGFSFYPQVQTFFFIVFFGFYLLTLIGNLAIMVLTWADRYLHTPMYLFLSALSFSETCYTMTIIPRMLADLLFTSRRISISGCGLQMYFFLGLGGTNCIILTLMGYDRFLAICNPLRYPLLMTNMVCGWLVALAWAGGFLISLVETILIFQDFFCGSNHIQHFFCHMRAVVKLSCLDSNRKTIVVTIISVSGLLGTFLLIILTYVFILSTVLRIPSAEGKQKAFSTCASHIIVVLIHFGFASIVYLKPESSGSEDTLISIPYTVVTPFLSPLIFSLRNKDMKNALRKVLGKSCTLSK; this is encoded by the coding sequence ATGAAGTCGAACAGGACCATCCTGACAGATTTCATCCTGGTTGGGTTTTCCTTTTACCCACAAGTGCAAACATTCTTCTTCATAGTATtctttggattctatttgctcaCCCTCATAGGCAACCTGGCCATCATGGTTCTCACATGGGCTGACCGATATCTCCACACCCCCATGTACCTCTTCCTCAGTGCACTGTCCTTCTCTGAGACCTGCTATACCATGACTATCATCCCCAGGATGCTGGCTGACCTACTTTTCACAAGCAGAAGAATTTCCATTTCTGGATGTGGCCTGCAGATGTACTTCTTCTTGGGACTTGGTGGTACCAATTGCATCATCCTCACTTTAATGGGATATGATCGTTTTTTGGCCATCTGCAATCCCCTCAGATATCCACTGCTAATGACCAACATGGTCTGTGGATGGCTTGTGGCCCTAGCCTGGGCTGGTGGCTTCCTTATCTCTCTGGTAGAAACCATATTGATATTTCAGGACTTCTTCTGTGGCTCCAACCATATTCAGCATTTTTTCTGCCACATGAGGGCTGTAGTCAAGCTGTCTTGTCTTGACAGTAACCGTAAGACAATTGTGGTGACCATAATCTCTGTGTCTGGACTGCTGGGCACCTTCCTTCTCATCATTCTCACTTATGTGTTCATTCTTTCTACTGTACTCAGGATCCCCTCTGCTGAGGGCAAACAAAAAGCATTTTCTACTTGTGCATCCCACATCATAGTGGTTCTCATTCATTTTGGCTTTGCATCTATCGTCTATCTAAAGCCTGAAAGCTCTGGGAGTGAAGATACCCTTATCTCAATCCCCTATACAGTCGTTACTCCTTTCCTTAGCCCTCTTATTTTTAGCCTCAGGAACAAGGATATGAAGAATGCTTTAAGAAAAGTACTTGGGAAGTCATGTACcttaagtaaataa